The Fulvia fulva chromosome 1, complete sequence region CGGCCTTTTCATCGCCCCTCGTCTCAACACCGGCACTTCCTACAATATCCTCAACAACTCGTTTGATGTCCAGTATATTCCCCAGATCATCAAATACTTCACAAAATACATCGACACCTACGCAGAATATGGCGTCACAGTCAACGGCCTTCCCCTGATGAATGAGCCACTCAACTACCAAGGTGGCTATCCCTGTATGTTCCTCGACGTCTCCGACGCAGCGGCAATCTTGAGCCGCGGCCTCGGCGCAGCTCTCGCAGACCGCAATGTTGCGCTCATGGCCTATGACCATAACACAGACCAAGCAGTCTATCCCTCGCAAGGTAATCAACGCGCCCCAGGCCTGGTCTAAGCAGCAGAATGGCATTGCTACGCATACCTAGCCAACTACACCGTCATGTCAGACTTTCGTCAAGCATACCCAGAAACGCCCCAGTTTATGACAGAGTGCTCAACGTACCTTCCCACAACCCTCGGCCTGAACTGGGGCGTGGCCAATGCCTTGATCCCGTCCGTCCAGAACGGCGGCTCAGGGGCGACGATGTGGGTAATGGCCACAGATCCGGACTTTGGTCCTCATGCGCCCTGGGGTGGCTGCGCTGGCTCTCAGGGTGCGATTATCGTTAACTCCTCAACAGAATATTTGAAGACGAATGATTACTACATGGTAGGACAGTTCAGTTGCTTCATTCGCCGAGGCGGGCAGAATGTCCAAGTCACGAAAGGGAATGAAGGCGACAATCTCTCGCCGAACCAGTTCAATAACATCGCAGTCCGGAATCCTGATAAGTCCTGGGCCGTGGTATTTGTGAACAATATGAACCGAACGGAGAATGTACGGCTGTCGTTCACAGGGAGTGGAAATGTATGGGAGGGAGTTGTTCCCAGCTCCACTGTAACGACCTGGCTTATCCCAGCCGACGAAAACGTTCCGAAGAATAACACGGACTCGACGATGGCCTATCCTTTCGCGCATGCCAATCGGACGAATAGCACGGGCCCCATTGGAGCGAGGAAAAATGAGACCTGTGTCTTGCCACCTGTCACGACTGCTGCACCGACGTCGACTGCTTCGACTTCGACAACGCCGTTGTTACCGGTCCCGCATGCTACGCATTTTGTGCAGCAAAGTTTGTTGAGTGCAATAAGTGGCAAGGATGAGTGTACAAATGAGCAGAATGTGCTGGTGAGGGATATGTTGCAGAGTCATCGGGCGAGGCATGGAAGGCATCGTTAATGTGTTTGTTTGACTTATGCAGATAACGTACGCTTCAAAGCAGGCTTTTCTTGGTAGTCGTTTGAGAGTAGAGGTGCCGTGACCAGGAAGGTGCACCATAGATGGAGACAGGTGCTCAGCCGCCTATGACTCCTCCGCAGAATCCTGCTCATGAAAAACTGTAGAGCATGTTCGGCACCTCATTGAAGAACGACATCTGCTCCTGCACTCCATTGTTCGAGTTCCAGACTTTGATCTCTCGTATTGTCCTGGTGTCACCGAACATGGCCTTATGTTGGACCAGCAAGTATCCCACACCCCTACCGTTTGGAAAGCCGATCGCAGCACGAGCCTTGTCGGAGTCTGGCATACCGAGGACTGTCACGGCATCATCGTACGAACCAAGCTCATCGAGCTCTTTGTCGATGACTTCCGGTAAGATCTCGCCAGCCACATCGCCGGCGATATTGATGTGCATGACGTACCTGAGTGTGCGGCAAGATTGACTATGGATTTGGCACATGTCGGCCCAGGTCAACGCTGTGATATCGGACCATTGCCCAAGGGGAACGAGCTGATCTTTCGGCAGATCAGGTCTCATCTTAGCTGCCGACTTCACGTTGGCTGCAATGATAATGCCCGAGCCGGGGTTGTAGTAATTGATAATGTATGCTCCTGTGGCCTTGGTGGTATTAGTAACATATCTCGTGGGCCACTCGATAGAGCGAACATTACCGGGTAGGTGACGCCATTGACGGTGGACTGACGGCTGTGTATCCATGCCACTTTCTGCCACCCGCCTGACTGATCGTTCGGCTCGGATGGTAGTTGTGGTATTCCCAATTTTCCAAGTGCCGAGTTGACAGAGTCTTTCTGCTCATCGGCGTTGGGATGAGCACCAAGATCTCCTGTCGTATCCTTCGAGAGTTCCCAACCATATTGCTCCAGTTGATTGCAGCTGTTCCAAGGTGTCCTGTGCTTTGCTTCGAGCTCAGAATCCTTGGTCTTCATCAATTCGACAAGCTGACAACCACGAGCGACTTGTTTGGGCCAGGTCTCGTTGGGATCCCCGCCGCCCGCACCATCGCTTTCCTGATCTTCGTCCTCGTCATCTTCATCTTCATCGTCCGAGTCCGAGTCTGGCTCTGTGTCGCTTTGGGCGATTCTCTTGATAAGTGGCGAGTATAGGTTCACGTCTGCGACTTCGAGGCGGTTCAGCTCAGCAGGCGACTGTGGTTGTACCACTGGCAGAGGTGCGTTGTCCACGCGATCAAGACTGGACTCTTGGCGGAGCTCATTGTGCTTGCGGTTCGCCCATAAGAGGCACAGGAAAGAGACCACAACCCACAGTGTGGCCACTGCAGTGCCCATGCGTCGTCTTCTAGTAGGTTCAAGCACGACTGGAGGCATGATGCAAAGACAATGGGAGTGGCTGTGGTATGTGTGCTGGTCTGGTAGTTATGCGATGCTGAGCTGCGGTACACTCGCCGTATGGCTGTATGTTGGTGGATCGAGGAATCAAGTGTCGTTGGATGTCCTCTTCTAGTCCACTCATCACAGCAGGTAGATGTATTTGCCTGCGCTCGCGGCCACGTGTGCTACAGGCCGTGAGCTGCAGCACGTGTAAGTGCCTCCTACTGTTCGCACGCACGCAGCATCTAAGCCTTCCCCAGCCGAACAACATCTCGTGGACTCCAGCGATCAGGCCTCACACGCGGTACTGGTTAATCTGCATGTCGTAACCTGATCGAAAGATGTCGATGCTCGCTCTCAGAGTCATGAAGCTTGAGCTGTCCATGCTTGCAGGCCTCGATGGAAACATCAGTAGTGCACGTCCTGGTATGAGTGGCGGTGTATCGACACTTGGGCTACGCCTGGCGTTGGCCTCGGATGCAAACGGTCAGTCTTGTCTTGCGGTTAATGCCAACCGAGACCGTGCCGTGGATCGACCGACCCCCGGTGTACATAGCGTGCTGTGGAGCGGAGCAGACTAGAGTGTTGACATCTTCAAGCACCATGTCATGTTCGTACAGAACATGCTATTGATTTCACGGTCGCATGAACATCTTGTACGTTTCATTGTCCGTCTCCTCGGTGTAGCCATAGCCCAACTCGCGCAAAAATTGCTCCAACCCTGACTCTTCGCCAGGCGGGCATTGTATACCAGCAAGGACTTTGCCGATGTCACCGCCATAGTTCCTGTAGTGGAAGAGGCTTATGTTGTAGCCAGGCTGTAGAGTCGTCAAAAATTTGTAGAGCGCACCGCCTCTTTCTGGGAATTCGAAAGCGAATAGTCTCTCGTGCTCAGCATTGCTTCGACCACCCACCAAGTAGCGGATGTGGCCTTTAGCTAGCTCGTCTGCACTGATATCGCGTGCGGCCATGCCCTCCTTCTCAAGACGCTGAATGAGATCTTGGACATCGCGAGTTCTAGTTGTGGCTGAACATTGGATACCGATGAGGACATTGGCAGCAGATTCGGTGGCGTATCGATAGCAGAACTCGGTCACTACCATCGAGTTGACTGTTTCGACCAGCTTGGCAAAAGATCCAGGACGCTCTGGGATGGTAACAGATAGTAGTGCTTCCTTCCTCTCTCCGATAGCTGCACGTTCGGCGACGAAACGTAGGCGGTCGAAATTCATGTTGGCTCCACTAGCGACCGCAACAAGCTGTCGGCGAGTATCTGACGATGGGTTGGCAGCCACATACTTCTTGAGTCCTGCCAAGGAGAGTGCTCCAGCTGGCTCCAATATAGATCGTGTGTCTTCGAACACGTCCTTAATGGCGGCGCAGATATCATCAGTGTCGACCTGGATGACATGGTCCACAACGTCCTGGCAGATGCGGAACGTCTCCTCGCCCACAGTCTTGACAGCTGCACCATCAGCGAATAGACCGACCTCTGGCAGCGTGACGCGCTTGCCGAGCTTCAGTGACTGGACCAGAGCATTCGCGTCATATGTCTCAACGCCGATGATCTTGACATGTGGCGCAAAGCGCTTGATGTAGGCACCTGTTCCAGCGATGAGACCTCCACCACCAACGCAGCAGAAGATTGCTTCCAGCTTGTCAAGATCCGCTTGACGAATAATCTCTGCGCCAATAGTCCCCTGGCCGGCAATGACATAGGGCTCATCGAAGGGAGGGATAATGGTCAGGCCGTTAGCCACTGCCCTCCGGTTGCATTCAGCCTTGGCCTCGTCGAAATCAGCTCCATGCAGGACTACGTTTCCACCTAGTCGGGACACGTTCTGGTGCTTGATTGCGGGTGTGCCTAATGGCATGATGATGGTGGCGGGGATTTGGAGCTTTCGAGCGGAGAATGCAACACCTTGGGCATGGTTGCCAGCAGAGCACGCAATGACGCCCTTCCATCGTTCTTGTTGGCTCAAATGAGCCATCTTGTTATAAGCACCTCGGAGCTTGAAGGAGAAGACGGGAAGCAGATCCTCTCGCTTCAGCATGACTGTTGTCTCCAATCGGTTGCTCAGGTTGACGGCGTGAGACAGCTGAGTTTGTTCGACCACATCGTATACCTTTGCAGTGGTGATCAATCGGATGTACTGCGACGTCGTCAGTGTGGTTCCAAGGGCTGGATCGTGCTTGAGATGAAGGGTTCTGGTGGTTACACAGAGCAATGCAGAAGAGTGAGCTGCGCCGAGCTAGCCACGCCCGATGTGTTGACGAGAAGAGAGGTGGCTTACATCAGGGTGGCCATTTGGCAATAGGAGATGCCCAGGAACACCAGCGTGAAGTGGCTTCTCATTTGGTGTCTTCGGGGGAGGCGATGGGTTTGCCGAGTACTCCGTCAATGCCAATGCTGTGTGTTTGGGCTTTGGCGTGGTCGGAGTGTGTGTGCCGTTGGTCTCTGGTGTGGCGGTGCCATTGGACGTCTCGCTGTCTTGTTCAGTAGCCATGATGCCTCGATGGACAGCTTAGGCCACGTTGATTGCTGTTCGAGGTCGATATATGACAGTCGATGGCAATATGTCGGAACGTAATCTTACATGTGTCTATCGGTGGGTGAGTCGAAATTCTGGGAGACGCGTTCATAGCGTGCACAGACCCTGCATAAGTTTATGCACGGGTCCCGCCAGCTCAGAACGACATCATTGACTTCTGCAGCTTGCGATGCCTCATGCTATTACCCGACCATTACCATTACCATACTGCACTCGCCCCTCGAGCCCCCGCCAGAGATCAAGAGACCCACCACAAATGCACCAAGTCCAAGTGAACACAAAGAGCACCAGACCAGGTTATAGTCTGGGAACATAGAGGCTTCCTCGCAAGGCGAAAGCCCATAGCACCTTCCTCAAGTCGTGCATTGAGCACGCGACATCCCCAGTCATGTCCGTCCCTGGCAACATCAACACACCGCCACCGCCTAGCTCTTTCGACGGAGACGACGAGTTCTACCAAGAGTCAGGATGGACCAAGATGCAGCGCCGGCTCAAGGAAGAGCCCTTGATCCCTCTCGGTTGCGCCCTCACAGTGTGGGCACTATACGAAGCGACACGAAGCATAAAGTCCGGCGACAAGTATCGGACAAATCGCATGTTCCGACGACGTATCTATGCCCAAGGTTTCACCATTCTGGCCATGGTCTTAGGCTCCGCATACTATGAAGGCGATCGTAGTAAGAGGAAGGAGTACGATGGACGTGTGGAGGAGAACAAAAAGAAGGAAAGGCATGATGCGTGGTTGCGAGAACTGGAGGTCAGGGACCAGGAGGAGCAGGAATTGAGGGCGATACGGGATAGGCTGATGAAGGGGAGGACGGCGGAGAAGCAGCAGTACTCGGAGACTGAGACGCGAGCGCTGGAAGATCAGCAGAAGAAGCAAGCAGGGCAAAACAAGGGTGGGTTTGGTGAAGTGAGGAGTGCGCTGGAAGAGAGCGAAAGGAGGAGGCCGGGAAGGATACTAGATGCTGCAGCAGAGCTATGGGAGAGGAGGAGATAAGTGCACTTGGGGCACATTTTTTGACGCTGTAATTTCCAAGGCATGGGCTCAGCATCATGGATGTTTCGATGGCAGATTGTACTGTACAGAGTCATGAAGGTCACGTTTCGCTTCCATCTGCCCCTCGACAGGGTGGCTCTGTGACTACCGACTGGACATAACGTTGACGTCAAAAGTCGTCCATTTCCTCGTCGCTACCATGCGGATCCCGCCAATCCGACACCGGACGACGAACAGTGAACGAGACTGTCAAGTCCTCGCCGTCGATCCATACCCAAGCTGTACGAACACCACGATCCGCTGAGTCTTCTACATCAATCCACTTATACTCAATACCTCTTGGTCCGTGACCTATGGCCTCGTCGTCGGCGATTTCCGCATCTTCGAAAACACCGAGGAACTCCAGTGTGCCTTCACCTGCACGCATGTCCCGGCATGATAAGCAATAAGCAGCGTGTGGATAGTCTTGTGCGTGGCGTCGTTCCTCCGTTGGGTCGGACGATGGGGGAACGAATGGGTCTTGCATTCGTCTTCTGTTCAACTCTGGCGTTTCGTCCTCGGAAGAAGGGTTACCTGGCACGATTGCTCCCCGCCTTAGGTATGGAGGGCTGTTCGTCGTTCCTGCTGGCGTGGCGGGCCTGTGTGCGGAGTCTCTGTTGTGTCCGTTTGGTAGACCACCCATGCTTGTTACGACCACTGGTCAATTATTTACCGGGTGAAGAGGACTCTTATAACAGCGGCAATGCTGAAGGCAACGTGTTCACTATTGGAAGTTCATCTAGATAGTGTTACGTCTTGGTCAAAGATCTACATCATGGACTATGGCGCTTGGATCGTGCTGTCGCGGCACCAAAGGCGACTGATTCTGGAGGCCCTTCGGGGAGGCTCGCCTTTGCGAACGTTTCAGAGGCCAGAGAAAAGACGTGCGACGTGGAAAACTTCTCACGTTGGTACAGACAGTGTGTGTGAGATTGTGGCGATTCGGTGAGTCGATGCGCGAGCATTCATGGCTGTGTTGCATGACCACTTGACATTATGGATCTAAGAGAGGATGATTGCGTCGAGTTGGGCTATCTCGTATTGCAGCCTATGTTAAGACGCAGCCCTTCTTCTGGGCTGACTGTACTTGTCGGTAGATGTAGGCTTCGTTAGCAACGACTTCGCCCCTGCCGATGATGTCCCAGTCTTCGACATCGGGGCCAGAGTCGGTGCTCTGCTCCGCTGCGTCCTTCAGGTCCAACGTCTCCCATTCGCCGGTAGCGCTATTCTCCAACTGTCCCACGCTAACGCCGCCTGCGCCTGCGCCTTCCGCCTCCACCTCATCGTCCTCGAGAGCATCCTTGGTCGTGTTCAACGCATCGGTCTGTTGAGCACCTTGCACCTGAACAGGATTAGCAGCGTGAATGACCCGAGACGCGTGGCGTACGCTTACCCTCTGATCTTGGTGGGCCTGCTTAGCGCCCTTCGGCTCCTCCTGCTTGGTCTCGACAACCTCACACTGCTCCTGCTCGAGGACCAAGCGCTCCGCCTCAAGCTGTACACGAGCCACCATCTCCAGAGTAACAGAGTTGCGGTGCTCCGGTGATTCCTGGTGAACATCATCGACTTTGCGAGCGATGATGAGCTTAGGTAGGCGGCAGATCGCGCGTGCAGCGGCCTCGATGATGGGATTCTCGTGGGCGTGACTCTTGTCTCCACAGGGCATCTCGTGGACCCAGTCAGGGGTTTGCCGCTTCTTGCTGAGATTATTGCGATCCATGTTGGTGATGAATCTGAAACTGTGTTATGGATTGAAATCAATTAGATGTGTGAAGTTACAAAGTGCGACTTGCTCTGTGCGGCCGCTAGTGGTGATGCTGAACGGAGTCCGGCATGTGACAGGATCTTGCGTTCACTCAGCACCGAGAAATCTGATGCAACTGGAATTATACACGGATACCCAATTGCGGACTGAATAGCGAGATTCTATAGAACGAATGTGGGCACCCTGAGGACATTACGAAGCAGTGTAAGCCAGCAAGACAAGCATCAAGATATCGCACGAGCGGAGGGTTTGCTCTGTCTTCATATGCAGCGGTCAAAGCTTGACAAACATCATGTCCACACGGATGGTACCAAATGTACGTGTCTACAACGTGGACCAATCGATATACTCAGTGCCAAAGAGTGTAGGAATGTAACAAGAGAATATGAGTGACAAGGTGGGTGTTGTAGGAAAGGATACCGAAGGCCTCTTCTGCAGCACCCATTGGTCTCAATCGCCCCGTGATCGGCCATGCTCAACGCCCCTGCTTCAGCTCATATTATGTCGTTAATCTCCGGTCACCTTGCTCCAGATCTTGCTGGCCCAAGACCTCTTTGAACCACCCATCTGCTTTGCACCGGCATTGGCATTGGTAGGAGCACCCATAGCCTCCGCCCTGTCAATCTCCTCGAACTGCTCGTCGCTGGAGTCATCATCCTCAGCTGTGTTGATGGATTGTGTTGTCTCATTGGAGTCAGCTTCGATCTATTGACGATGCCGGGACAACAAGCTCACCTTCAAGCCCAGAACGCCAGCCTCCAAATTCTCCTTCTCTAGCTTCTCCCACTCCTTCTTGGCGGTGGCATGATACCGATCGACTTGATGCTGCTTCACAGCTGTGCGGTGAACGGCGCGGCCGTGGTATTGGCCGTCGCTGCCCTTCGTTTCCACTGACATCTTTGGCAGTGGGCACTTGGCGCGCACGAAGTCTTGCGCGTGTGCCGGGATGTTGCTGTGGCTGTTGTCCTCGCAGAAGACACTGCCCATAGAGACGCCCTTCGAGGTGGTGGAAGACATGGCGAGGTATTGTAGAGTCGCGATGTCTGATGTCGGAGGAAGTAGAAGAGAAGTCTTGCTTCGAGTTCAGAACCTTTAGTGCCATTTGTGAGTTGCGCGGCTAGTGACAGAAAACTGACACGTGTCAAGCTTCGCATTCACCGACGTCGCAACGTTCACCCTACCCTTCTCGCAACCAACTCTTGCATCCAACACTGCATATTGGGCTACTCGGATAAAACAAACACAATTGTCTTTGACTCGAGGCTCAAATTTAGTCTGTTATAGAGTATAGAGAGTGTATTAGTGGCCAACAGTGGATCAATGCATGTACGCGGGTCAAATTCTCGATCGTCAAGACTGACACAACAaaagtcttctcttatacACACTGTCACCTGTGTTTGCTATCTATTCTTTCAGCTGTAGATCAAAGCACATCGCTGCAGAAGACAAAGGCTAACCAGTATGCTATTGGTCGTTCCATGTCGCTGGGAGATTTCTCTAGCCGTCTCTCAACAGTACTGTGACCATGTATACATGCTAATTACTACAGTCAGAATGACCGGAACTACCATCCTGTAGGCAACGACCTTCCATCTGCCCCTGTCCTCTCTCCGCTCACCCTTCATGGCGTCGTACGAGGTGTTCATGTGCGGGTACTTGACCATCGGCACCGGCAGGCCCAGAAAGTCACAAAGCGGTTTCCAACCAATTTCTGGCCGGAACTCTAGAAACGGCCTGTTTGACTTGGATGCCGCCATCTTCACATGACTGATTTGTTGCTCATAATAGTCGAGCATTGCCATCTTCCCAGCATGCGAGGTCGGACACCTGCCTCCAGACAGCACGCTAGTGGTACACTGGAGAAGTTCAATGCTCGGCTTCGTGGACTCGCGATCGAAGAACCCCAATAGGTAGTACGCGTAGCGCCACTGCAGGATCTTGAGGATGAAGCCCTCCATCGAGGACAACCAGATGCTGGCATTCGTCCGGGTTGTGAGGATTATCTTGGCTTCTGGATATGCGGCCACGAGCTGATCTGTGAAAAGACAGCAAGGATCGTCTGAGACAGCCTGGAATATCACAACGTGAGTCCTGCGTCCCATATGTGCCAAGCCTGAGTTGGCATACATCGTAGTTCCACAAAACGCGGTCGAAATCTTCCCTGCCGTTCCACCGACGTCCAGTGTGATCATACTTTGCCTGGACTGCTTCGAGCCTCAGCTGATAGTGTCGATCGTGCAGGTTCTTTGGAATTTCGGAGTAGTGATATGGGCAGATGCCGAGAAATCGCAAGGCAGCACAGAGAGCTGTTGTAAGGATTTAGCACATGGTTACCGTATACTCGTGTAGCTGCACGAACACGTTGTTCCTGTACGTGGCAGACCCAGACCAAGCACTTTCATTGGCTCCTTGCGAGAGTGTGCTAATGGCTGTCTGGCGCAGACATCCATTGCCGCGGTGATATCGCACGGTGACCGCGTGTCTATTGGTGCATTGACTGTCTGGTGCCTCTCGCCGAAGAGAACTCGAAGCCACGAGGGCCAATTGCCAATGCCCAATGGTGCGCATAACACTAGCCGGATACGATAGATCTGCAACAGCTCTTTCAGGACAGCTCTTGCGGTATGCAGCGTTACTTTAGCCTTTGATCAGTACTTAAACGGTGACTTTCTTGTTGGCAGTTAACATTGTCTCTTCCAATGATGGCTGCCGAGATACATGCGGACAACGAATGGTCACCGCTTAAAGCGGTCATTCTTGGCAGAGCAGAACACTCGATGTTCCCTTCCGAGCCAGAGCATATAATCTCTGCGACGATGCCGAAACAGTACTGGAAGGAGTTCAAGAAGGACAATCCATTTCCTGAGCAGATCGTCAGCAATGCCCAGAGAGAGCTTAGAAACTTCGCCGCAGTCCTGGAACAACATGGTGTGAAGGTGCTCAGACCAAAAGAGATCAACTGGCGCGATGTCGGCGGCTACACAGGATCCATGCCGCGAGATGGCTTGATGTCTGTCGGAAACACACTGATCGAGGCTCACTTTGCCTGGGGCTGTCGGCGGAATGAAATTGACCTTGCGTATTCGGAAATGTTGTCAGGGCTGGACCACGCAGGAAGTTCTGCAGCCGGACGGATCTGCAGAGCACCAAGCATACTGGGTCACGACACCATCTACCGTGGAAAGGACAAGTTGCACAAAGACGATAGTGGTCTCATCAATGGCGCATTGAGTGATGGCTCTGGCCCTTGGGCTATCAACAACAGCCGGCCGGCGTTCGATGCTGCTGATTTCATGCGGTTCGGCAAAACGATCATCTGCCAATTGAGCAACGTGACCAATCGTAAGGGCGTCGAATACGTCCGAGCTGTCGTTCCCGACGGATATACCGTTGAGGTACTCGAGGTGGACGATCCAAAAGCCATGCATATCGACGCTACACTTCTGCCTCTTCGACAAGGCATCCTGGTTTATAATCCAAAGAGGGTGACCGAGGAGGAGCTTCGCCATCACGAGATCTTCAGCAACTGGGAGCTCTATGCGTATCCTTTGACCCCGAGGAGGAAGATCGACCCGATCGTGCGCCTCTGTACATGTGCTCGCCGTGGTTGGTGCTAAATGCGCTGAGTCTTGATGAGCGTCGAATATTTGTGGAAGAGAACGATGTCCAGTTCGCAGACCGGCTTCGCACCAAGTTTGGAATGGAGCCTATTCCCTTGCCGTTTCAGCATGTGAATAGCATAGGAGGGTCATGTCATTGTGCTTCGGTAGATCTAGTTCGCAGTCAGTGAATAACCTCTGTCGAGCTGCGGATTGTCAAGTGGTTGGTTCCTCATCATCATTTCATGGGATGCGAATGTTGCATTGCCTCGACGAGATCTCGCTGGCGCAATTCTTTCTCTCCAACGTGCCAGCGTGCTACTCACGCTCTGTGTTACTCCCCCGAGCAAGGTCCTGCAAAGACTGAACCCTGAGCTTCTCGTGCAGCAGCCATCTACAACACGTGGAATATGCGCGATCGGGCAGCACGTACCGCAGTGTCCGCAAGCGTGGATTCTTGCAGATGCTTTCATAGCAAGCTGTTGCCATTGTTGTCCCAAGGCATCGGGAGTCCTTTGAACAGTTGGACCGCCAGCACCTGCGTGCGAAAGTCATCTCTTGGATGAAGTTGACAGGGATGCTTTGAAGCATGTTGAGGTTCACAGTCCAGCTCGAAGCCTGAAAATAGGTAGCGATGTGTCTGAGGCAAGGATTCGAGGGAGCAAGAGTGTACTGTCAGCACGCCGGCCAGACTGAAGAGTTGTGCTGGTACCGGTCTCACCATGAGTTGGGCTGTGTCCAGGTTCCTGGAGTCCGGCATTCGAATCTGGTATGGGATGTGTACCTCAGCCATGGGACGGTCTTGGAACCCTCCGGGTGGCATCGGGCTTGGATGGCTGGTGTCATAGGTTGTCTCGCAAGTACCTTTCGGCGGTTCCAAGCATAGCGAGGAGGACTTTGGTCGAGCTTCCAAGAACGATGCCGTGTCTCGGTCCGCCGCAGAATCAAGCCCAGCTTCTCGGCGCCTCTTTCGTCAATAAGCGAATCGGGAGCCTCCTGCCGCTGCAGAACACGAACCCGGTCGTTCCATCTCGTCATCAAATCTCGGATCTCTGCCGACGTGCTTCGCAAGAGAGCGCACTTCTGAAATGCTGGGGACGTTAGTCTGGCCCTGCCAACTGCTCGAACAGTGTTCGACCTCGCGCATCGCGTGGGACTGCACGAGCACGATGACCCCCATAACCTGCAATGTGTCTCGCCGTGATGATTGTGGAAG contains the following coding sequences:
- a CDS encoding Threonine dehydratase, mitochondrial, giving the protein MATEQDSETSNGTATPETNGTHTPTTPKPKHTALALTEYSANPSPPPKTPNEKPLHAGVPGHLLLPNGHPDYIRLITTAKVYDVVEQTQLSHAVNLSNRLETTVMLKREDLLPVFSFKLRGAYNKMAHLSQQERWKGVIACSAGNHAQGVAFSARKLQIPATIIMPLGTPAIKHQNVSRLGGNVVLHGADFDEAKAECNRRAVANGLTIIPPFDEPYVIAGQGTIGAEIIRQADLDKLEAIFCCVGGGGLIAGTGAYIKRFAPHVKIIGVETYDANALVQSLKLGKRVTLPEVGLFADGAAVKTVGEETFRICQDVVDHVIQVDTDDICAAIKDVFEDTRSILEPAGALSLAGLKKYVAANPSSDTRRQLVAVASGANMNFDRLRFVAERAAIGERKEALLSVTIPERPGSFAKLVETVNSMVVTEFCYRYATESAANVLIGIQCSATTRTRDVQDLIQRLEKEGMAARDISADELAKGHIRYLVGGRSNAEHERLFAFEFPERGGALYKFLTTLQPGYNISLFHYRNYGGDIGKVLAGIQCPPGEESGLEQFLRELGYGYTEETDNETYKMFMRP
- a CDS encoding L-arginine:L-lysine amidinotransferase — protein: MAAEIHADNEWSPLKAVILGRAEHSMFPSEPEHIISATMPKQYWKEFKKDNPFPEQIVSNAQRELRNFAAVLEQHGVKVLRPKEINWRDVGGYTGSMPRDGLMSVGNTLIEAHFAWGCRRNEIDLAYSEMLSGLDHAGSSAAGRICRAPSILGHDTIYRGKDKLHKDDSGLINGALSDGSGPWAINNSRPAFDAADFMRFGKTIICQLSNVTNRKGVEYVRAVVPDGYTVEVLEVDDPKAMHIDATLLPLRQGILVYNPKRVTEEELRHHEIFSNWELYAYPLTPRRKIDPIVRLCTCARRGWC
- a CDS encoding Endo-1,6-beta-D-glucanase, with protein sequence MSDFRQAYPETPQFMTECSTYLPTTLGLNWGVANALIPSVQNGGSGATMWVMATDPDFGPHAPWGGCAGSQGAIIVNSSTEYLKTNDYYMVGQFSCFIRRGGQNVQVTKGNEGDNLSPNQFNNIAVRNPDKSWAVVFVNNMNRTENVRLSFTGSGNVWEGVVPSSTVTTWLIPADENVPKNNTDSTMAYPFAHANRTNSTGPIGARKNETCVLPPVTTAAPTSTASTSTTPLLPVPHATHFVQQSLLSAISGKDECTNEQNVLVRDMLQSHRARHGRHR
- a CDS encoding Respiratory supercomplex factor 1, mitochondrial, whose amino-acid sequence is MSVPGNINTPPPPSSFDGDDEFYQESGWTKMQRRLKEEPLIPLGCALTVWALYEATRSIKSGDKYRTNRMFRRRIYAQGFTILAMVLGSAYYEGDRSKRKEYDGRVEENKKKERHDAWLRELEVRDQEEQELRAIRDRLMKGRTAEKQQYSETETRALEDQQKKQAGQNKGGFGEVRSALEESERRRPGRILDAAAELWERRR
- a CDS encoding Endo-1,6-beta-D-glucanase, translated to MGMMRHTIGSSDMSGNQYSFDDNGPSFNEGQPDLDLSNFDLTDDGEAMVKLLAKMGSHKSDVLLAGAPWSFPGWMKHNGLFIAPRLNTGTSYNILNNSFDVQYIPQIIKYFTKYIDTYAEYGVTVNGLPLMNEPLNYQGGYPCMFLDVSDAAAILSRGLGAALADRNVALMAYDHNTDQAVYPSQGNQRAPGLV